The following proteins are encoded in a genomic region of Paenibacillus sp. FSL R7-0273:
- a CDS encoding carbohydrate ABC transporter permease, giving the protein MTHSKFRSVDVFKYVTLLIGVFVVLFPPYVVIVNAFKSTEEFNSSSSMALPQSFLNFDNFIAVFQRGGLLSGFGNVLVIIIITLTLNILFGTMVAYVLGRFNFKLKPLVFGAYLVATIIPSITTQVATFGIIKSLGLYNTLGAPIVLYIGADVIQIILYLQFIRNIPFDLDESAMVEGASLFKIYRSIIFPLLTPATATLVILKTISIYNDMYIPYLYMPKQSLGVVTTILMRFQGVNSGEWNLICAAILLILLPTVILYFFLQRFIFEGVTSGAVK; this is encoded by the coding sequence ATGACTCACAGCAAATTCCGCTCTGTCGATGTTTTTAAATACGTTACACTCCTGATTGGCGTGTTCGTCGTCCTTTTCCCACCTTATGTCGTTATCGTCAATGCGTTTAAGTCTACAGAAGAATTTAATTCCAGCAGCTCCATGGCTCTTCCGCAGAGCTTTCTGAATTTTGACAACTTTATCGCCGTGTTCCAGCGCGGAGGTCTGCTCAGCGGCTTCGGCAACGTGCTCGTGATCATCATAATTACATTGACCCTGAACATTCTGTTTGGCACAATGGTTGCATACGTGCTTGGCCGCTTCAATTTCAAACTGAAACCGCTTGTATTCGGAGCTTACCTGGTAGCCACCATCATTCCGAGCATCACCACTCAGGTTGCCACCTTCGGCATTATCAAAAGCCTGGGACTTTACAACACGCTCGGCGCTCCCATTGTGCTCTACATCGGTGCCGACGTCATCCAGATCATTCTGTATCTGCAGTTTATCCGCAATATTCCATTTGATCTCGATGAAAGCGCCATGGTGGAAGGGGCTTCCCTGTTCAAAATCTACCGCTCGATCATCTTCCCGCTGCTGACCCCGGCTACAGCCACACTGGTCATTCTGAAGACGATCAGCATCTACAATGACATGTACATCCCTTACCTTTATATGCCCAAGCAGAGCCTCGGCGTTGTTACAACAATCCTGATGCGGTTCCAGGGGGTCAACTCGGGCGAATGGAATCTGATCTGTGCTGCAATTCTGCTCATTCTGCTGCCGACGGTCATTTTGTACTTTTTCCTGCAGCGTTTTATTTTTGAAGGGGTTACGAGCGGCGCTGTAAAATAG
- a CDS encoding carbohydrate ABC transporter permease has translation MFGTLSYNKQKLIIIISFLTIPLLLLATFTYYPALKLIYYSFTNWDGYSPEKPWVGLDNYREVFGNPDIFKVFTHNFAYFVMGIVQNIVAIYFAVVLSSKLRGKNAFRILLFLPYIMNGVAVAFMFGYVFDTTNGSLNLFLNSIGLTGLGQTSWLGTEGLVNYSLASTGFWRFMGYNMVIYIASLQAIPKDIYEAAKIDGAGSFQTLWRITLPNMKPVIQLNLFLTVTGALEVFDLPFVLTKGGPAGASETYVQKVVDTAFAFNNYGLASAMSIILLFFVVIVLLVQQLVLSRGGDK, from the coding sequence ATGTTCGGCACATTATCCTATAACAAACAAAAGTTGATTATCATCATTTCCTTTCTGACCATTCCGCTGCTGCTTCTGGCAACGTTCACCTACTACCCTGCCCTTAAGCTGATCTATTACAGCTTCACCAACTGGGACGGCTACAGCCCGGAGAAACCGTGGGTCGGCCTGGACAATTACCGCGAGGTGTTCGGCAATCCGGATATTTTCAAGGTGTTCACACATAACTTTGCCTACTTTGTGATGGGGATTGTCCAGAATATCGTCGCCATCTACTTCGCTGTTGTACTGAGCAGTAAGCTGCGCGGCAAAAATGCCTTCCGCATCCTGCTCTTCCTCCCCTACATTATGAACGGCGTTGCGGTGGCCTTTATGTTCGGCTATGTTTTTGACACCACCAATGGTTCCCTGAACCTGTTCCTGAACAGCATCGGGCTTACCGGACTCGGCCAGACCAGCTGGCTCGGTACTGAAGGGCTTGTTAACTATTCGCTCGCCTCCACCGGCTTCTGGCGGTTCATGGGCTACAACATGGTAATTTATATCGCTTCTTTGCAGGCTATCCCGAAGGACATTTATGAAGCAGCCAAAATCGATGGTGCCGGCTCCTTCCAGACGCTATGGAGAATCACCCTGCCCAACATGAAGCCGGTTATTCAGTTGAACCTGTTCCTGACCGTTACCGGCGCGCTTGAAGTATTCGATCTGCCGTTCGTGCTGACCAAAGGCGGTCCGGCCGGCGCCAGCGAAACTTATGTGCAGAAGGTGGTCGACACAGCTTTTGCTTTTAACAATTACGGGCTGGCCTCGGCAATGAGCATTATCCTGCTCTTCTTTGTTGTCATAGTGCTGCTAGTGCAGCAGTTAGTGCTTAGCCGGGGAGGAGACAAATAA
- a CDS encoding ABC transporter substrate-binding protein, with translation MRNKLFSLSFVIIMTLSLSLTGCGSNNNNNNTATATDEPAATAAPANTGGEAAATTEPAAPSGADISGKITFLTNRTDMIGKEYDEYVKRFNEKYPNIKVEFEASQTDYNQQAKVRMASGELPDVMFVPTIPNSDLPKYFASLDDLGLTDQITFKDFKSYEGQLYGITTGNSTTGVVYNKKAFADAGITEIPKTWDEFLAACEKLKAAGVVPLASNFKDKWPLNDWVYSVPRIIDGDPNFPNEKLTSDTPFTMDNGYGKSLSLLRELNEKGYLEKDINSTNWEQSKKDIASGKFAMYYLGNWVINQVIGAGTTSDNVGFFPLPYDNSGTITAPLSPDFFYAVAKNSKNVDAAKAFVKWMIEESGYEDFAGFISPLKGRESKLTQLKEFQATGVVLQEGTVDDAQVTEITNKAQLDLPAMAQEFVLAKDPQTVFDKWNKAWAKAKKDLGY, from the coding sequence ATGAGAAATAAGTTATTTTCGTTATCTTTTGTTATCATTATGACTTTATCTTTATCCCTAACCGGCTGCGGTTCAAACAACAATAACAACAATACCGCCACAGCCACAGACGAACCGGCAGCAACTGCTGCTCCTGCTAACACCGGCGGAGAGGCAGCAGCAACCACTGAACCGGCAGCGCCAAGCGGTGCAGATATCAGCGGAAAAATCACCTTCCTGACCAACAGAACCGACATGATCGGCAAAGAGTACGACGAATATGTTAAGCGCTTTAATGAGAAATATCCGAACATCAAGGTTGAATTCGAAGCATCCCAGACTGACTACAATCAGCAGGCAAAGGTCAGAATGGCGAGCGGCGAGCTCCCTGATGTCATGTTCGTTCCGACCATCCCTAACTCCGATCTACCAAAATATTTTGCTTCCCTTGACGATCTTGGCCTGACCGACCAGATTACCTTTAAAGATTTCAAATCCTATGAAGGCCAGCTGTACGGCATCACCACAGGTAACTCTACTACAGGGGTTGTCTACAATAAAAAAGCGTTCGCCGATGCCGGCATCACCGAAATTCCTAAGACCTGGGATGAATTCCTCGCTGCCTGCGAAAAGCTGAAGGCTGCCGGAGTAGTCCCGCTCGCTTCCAACTTCAAAGACAAGTGGCCGCTTAACGACTGGGTATATTCTGTTCCCCGGATTATCGACGGCGACCCTAATTTCCCGAATGAAAAGCTGACCTCCGATACCCCTTTTACAATGGACAACGGTTACGGCAAATCGCTGAGCCTGCTTAGAGAGCTGAATGAAAAAGGCTACTTGGAAAAAGACATCAACTCCACCAACTGGGAACAATCGAAGAAAGACATCGCATCCGGCAAATTCGCCATGTACTACCTGGGCAACTGGGTTATCAACCAGGTTATCGGCGCAGGCACAACCTCTGACAATGTAGGCTTCTTCCCGCTTCCATACGACAACTCAGGCACAATCACAGCTCCGCTGAGCCCTGACTTCTTCTATGCCGTAGCCAAGAACAGCAAGAATGTAGACGCTGCCAAAGCCTTCGTCAAATGGATGATCGAGGAATCCGGTTATGAGGATTTTGCCGGCTTTATCTCCCCGCTCAAGGGCAGAGAATCCAAGCTCACCCAGTTAAAAGAATTCCAGGCAACCGGCGTAGTGCTGCAGGAAGGTACTGTAGATGACGCCCAGGTTACTGAAATCACCAACAAAGCACAGCTCGACCTGCCGGCTATGGCTCAAGAGTTCGTCCTGGCCAAAGATCCGCAAACCGTCTTCGACAAATGGAACAAAGCGTGGGCTAAAGCCAAAAAAGACCTCGGCTATTAA
- a CDS encoding beta-mannosidase, translating to MTHKQLALTDWEFRACGEDKWFPAIVPGTVHTDLLRNGLIPQPFYGKNEHELQWIDKKDWEYRAVLQLDEDWQSLTVTELNFAGLDTYADVYVNNVHALSADNMFLAWTVDVKGLLRTGENEILVKFRSVVKEDLPKLERLGYDLPAPNDQSELGGLQEQRISVFARKAPYHYGWDWGPRFLTSGIWREAVLTGRGAAAIADLYIRQDVIKQEEARLTAIVEVDAPEAWEGTLRLTAEGQEWTRAVSLVAGTQTAELELVINQPRLWWCNGLGAPELTSFRAELLENGAAVSGAEVKTGLREIKLIRKPDAKGASFRFELNGVPVFAKGANHIPNDSFITEVTEERYRHEIASAVESNMNMLRVWGGGFYEEEAFYRLCDEYGLLVWQDFMFACSMYPGDEAFLENVRKEAAYNVRRLRNHPCIALWCGNNEIDSAWAQFEENKGWGWKEKLSAEIRETLWTAYEDIFHRILPEAVAAHHPGIVYWPSSPLRELTNDIDQHSVRIAGDGDIHYWGVWHGIEPFENYNVKVGRFMSEYGFQSFPELKSVLTYAVEADMELESEVMLAHQKNGRGNQIIKEYMDIYLPEPKDFRSFLYMSQILQAEAMRMAIESHRRNKPYCMGTLYWQMNDCWPVASWAGMDYYGRWKALQYTARRSFKDVLLSVEAMDGEKLQVHAVSDLREVLAGELVVRLHNFSGAVLKEWKQPVQLAADSSAVVFAVPVAELLAGCAAEQVVLVAALEAADGSLLERKEHYFAAAKELKLEQPALTVAEVPGSGGVSFTVSSDVLARGVYLTAEQEGIFSDNFFDLLPGEAKTVQFLQHGGAAAGGAAGAGVTATGAGVSAGAGAVAGVGARTVAGAGTSAGTSAGVSTADFTPAVPQGLEVCSMADYLK from the coding sequence ATGACACACAAACAGCTTGCTTTAACAGATTGGGAATTCAGGGCCTGCGGTGAGGACAAATGGTTTCCGGCAATCGTGCCCGGTACGGTGCATACGGATCTCTTGCGCAACGGGCTGATTCCGCAGCCCTTTTATGGAAAGAACGAGCATGAGCTGCAGTGGATTGATAAAAAGGACTGGGAGTACAGAGCTGTGCTTCAGCTGGATGAGGATTGGCAGAGCCTGACGGTTACCGAGCTGAATTTTGCCGGACTGGACACCTATGCTGATGTATATGTGAACAATGTGCATGCACTTTCCGCAGACAATATGTTCCTGGCGTGGACGGTGGATGTTAAAGGCCTGCTGCGGACCGGTGAGAATGAAATTCTGGTGAAATTCCGCTCTGTCGTAAAAGAGGACCTGCCGAAGCTGGAGCGCCTCGGCTATGACCTGCCTGCGCCGAATGACCAGTCTGAGCTGGGCGGCCTGCAGGAGCAGCGGATCAGCGTGTTTGCCCGCAAAGCGCCTTATCATTACGGCTGGGACTGGGGCCCGCGCTTTCTGACCAGCGGCATCTGGCGTGAAGCGGTGCTTACCGGACGGGGTGCTGCGGCAATTGCCGATCTGTACATCCGGCAGGATGTCATTAAGCAGGAAGAAGCGCGTCTGACGGCAATTGTGGAGGTGGATGCACCGGAAGCATGGGAAGGAACGCTGCGGCTTACTGCGGAAGGGCAGGAGTGGACGCGGGCGGTATCGCTTGTGGCAGGCACGCAGACGGCAGAGCTGGAGCTGGTGATTAATCAGCCGCGACTCTGGTGGTGCAACGGGCTGGGAGCGCCGGAGTTAACGTCGTTCCGGGCAGAGCTGCTGGAGAACGGGGCAGCGGTGTCCGGCGCAGAAGTGAAGACCGGTCTGCGGGAGATTAAGCTGATCCGTAAGCCGGATGCCAAAGGCGCCTCCTTCCGGTTCGAGCTGAACGGTGTGCCGGTATTCGCCAAAGGGGCGAACCATATTCCGAACGACAGCTTTATTACAGAGGTAACAGAGGAGCGCTACCGGCATGAGATTGCCTCAGCAGTGGAGTCGAACATGAACATGCTGCGGGTGTGGGGCGGCGGCTTTTATGAGGAAGAGGCTTTTTACCGGCTGTGTGACGAATACGGCCTGCTGGTGTGGCAGGACTTCATGTTTGCCTGCAGCATGTACCCGGGAGATGAAGCGTTCCTGGAGAATGTGCGGAAGGAAGCAGCGTATAATGTGCGCCGGCTGCGCAATCATCCTTGCATTGCACTGTGGTGCGGCAACAATGAAATCGACTCCGCCTGGGCGCAATTCGAGGAGAATAAGGGCTGGGGCTGGAAGGAGAAGCTGAGCGCGGAAATCCGGGAGACGCTGTGGACTGCCTATGAAGATATTTTCCACCGGATTCTGCCGGAAGCGGTAGCAGCTCATCATCCGGGCATCGTATACTGGCCGTCCTCTCCGCTCCGGGAGCTCACTAATGATATCGACCAGCACTCTGTACGGATTGCAGGCGACGGGGATATTCATTACTGGGGCGTCTGGCACGGAATCGAGCCGTTTGAGAATTACAATGTGAAGGTTGGCCGCTTCATGAGCGAATACGGCTTCCAGTCCTTCCCTGAGCTGAAGTCGGTGCTGACCTATGCGGTGGAAGCGGATATGGAGCTGGAGTCAGAGGTGATGCTGGCCCACCAGAAGAACGGCCGCGGTAATCAGATTATCAAAGAATATATGGACATTTATCTGCCGGAGCCGAAGGATTTCAGATCGTTCCTGTACATGAGCCAGATTCTGCAGGCTGAGGCCATGCGGATGGCGATCGAGAGCCACCGCCGGAACAAGCCGTATTGCATGGGCACTCTGTACTGGCAGATGAATGACTGCTGGCCGGTGGCCTCCTGGGCGGGGATGGACTATTACGGCCGCTGGAAGGCGCTGCAGTATACTGCGCGCCGGAGCTTCAAGGATGTCCTGCTTTCTGTTGAGGCGATGGACGGTGAAAAGCTGCAGGTTCATGCAGTGTCTGACCTGCGGGAAGTGCTGGCCGGGGAGCTGGTGGTCCGGCTGCATAACTTCAGCGGAGCGGTGCTGAAGGAGTGGAAGCAGCCTGTCCAGCTGGCCGCTGATTCGTCAGCGGTGGTGTTCGCTGTCCCGGTGGCAGAGCTGCTGGCGGGCTGTGCTGCGGAGCAAGTGGTTCTGGTAGCTGCTCTGGAGGCGGCGGACGGTTCGCTGCTTGAGCGCAAGGAGCACTACTTCGCAGCGGCGAAGGAGCTGAAGCTGGAGCAGCCGGCTCTGACGGTGGCTGAGGTACCGGGCAGCGGCGGCGTGAGCTTCACTGTCAGCAGCGACGTGCTGGCCAGAGGCGTCTACCTGACGGCGGAGCAGGAGGGCATCTTCTCCGACAACTTCTTCGACCTGCTTCCGGGCGAGGCGAAGACGGTGCAGTTCCTGCAGCACGGGGGTGCTGCGGCAGGTGGGGCTGCTGGCGCTGGAGTTACGGCTACGGGTGCTGGAGTAAGTGCTGGGGCTGGAGCGGTAGCAGGAGTTGGAGCTAGAACAGTAGCAGGAGCTGGAACAAGTGCTGGAACAAGTGCTGGAGTAAGCACGGCGGACTTCACTCCGGCTGTTCCACAAGGACTGGAAGTATGCTCAATGGCGGATTATTTAAAGTAA
- a CDS encoding alpha-galactosidase — MAIWVQEDKGIFHLQSKGMSYIIGLYNNYPMHVYWGKKLRHDGNLEGLPHLGVGTALDRLPQEYPQYGTGDYRVPAYQVKLEDGTRITELQYTGYRVLAGKPQLAGLPSVYVELPEEADTLEITLRDDYASLNVILRYTVYRDTDVIARSVELVNDGQAPLDLLRALSASVDFPEDGQFDLIYLSGGWSREGNLTRRRLEQGTTALQSRRGMSSHQHNPFAALAKPGTDEHQGEVYGFSLVYSGGFAIEAEVDAFSHTRLGIGLNPFDFSWRLAPGESFQTPEAVMVYSAEGLGGMSRTYHRLYRTRLVRGTFRDKERPILVNNWEATYFNFNADKLVDIAAEGSKLGIELFVLDDGWFGKRDADNSSLGDWTEDLRKLPGGLADVAKRVNDLGMQFGLWVEPEMISPDSDLYRAHPDWCLHVPGRRRTEARWQLVLDLTRAEVRDYVYNALSKIFSSVPIAYVKWDMNRNLTEIGSAELPAERQAETAHRYVLGLYELIDRLTGDFPHILFESCSSGGGRFDPGMLYYMPQTWTSDDTDAAERLKIQYGTSLVYPISAMGAHVSAVPNHQVGRVTPLSFRGDVAMSGNFGYELDLTKFTDEEKELVKQQVANYKEIRSLVQQGNLYRLQSPFEGNETAWMFVSDDQREALVYYFRVMAVPYPARRTLKVRGLNPDLDYTVLDSGEVFGGDRLMQAGLALPDIQRDYVSGCFHLKAQD; from the coding sequence ATGGCGATTTGGGTACAGGAAGACAAGGGAATCTTTCATCTGCAGAGCAAGGGCATGAGCTATATCATCGGCCTTTATAATAACTATCCTATGCACGTATACTGGGGAAAAAAGCTGCGCCATGACGGCAATTTGGAAGGACTGCCGCATCTGGGTGTGGGCACTGCGCTTGACCGGCTTCCGCAGGAATATCCGCAGTACGGTACAGGGGATTACCGTGTGCCTGCTTACCAAGTGAAGCTCGAAGATGGCACGCGAATTACAGAGCTGCAGTACACCGGATACCGTGTGCTGGCAGGCAAGCCGCAGCTCGCCGGACTTCCGTCTGTATATGTGGAGTTACCGGAAGAAGCGGATACGCTGGAGATTACGCTGCGCGATGATTATGCATCGCTGAATGTAATCCTGCGGTATACCGTGTACCGTGACACGGATGTTATTGCCCGCTCGGTGGAGCTGGTCAATGACGGTCAGGCCCCGCTGGATCTTCTGCGCGCGCTGAGTGCTTCCGTCGACTTCCCGGAAGACGGACAGTTCGACCTGATCTATCTGTCCGGCGGCTGGTCGCGGGAAGGAAACCTCACCCGCAGACGGCTGGAGCAAGGCACGACAGCGCTGCAGTCCCGCCGCGGCATGAGCAGCCATCAGCACAATCCGTTTGCCGCGCTGGCTAAGCCGGGAACAGACGAGCACCAGGGAGAAGTATATGGCTTCTCCCTGGTATACAGCGGCGGCTTCGCTATTGAAGCCGAGGTGGATGCGTTCAGCCATACCCGGCTGGGCATTGGCCTGAACCCGTTTGATTTCTCCTGGCGGCTGGCCCCGGGAGAAAGCTTCCAGACACCGGAAGCGGTAATGGTCTACTCCGCTGAAGGTCTCGGCGGTATGTCGCGGACGTATCACCGGCTGTACCGCACCCGCCTTGTGAGAGGAACCTTCCGGGATAAAGAGCGTCCGATTCTCGTGAATAACTGGGAAGCAACCTACTTCAATTTCAATGCTGACAAGCTGGTAGATATTGCTGCCGAAGGCTCGAAGCTTGGCATTGAGCTGTTTGTACTCGATGACGGCTGGTTTGGCAAGCGTGATGCTGACAACTCCTCACTAGGCGACTGGACCGAGGATCTGCGCAAGCTTCCTGGCGGACTGGCCGATGTGGCCAAACGGGTCAATGACCTGGGCATGCAGTTCGGCCTGTGGGTCGAGCCGGAGATGATCTCGCCGGACAGCGACCTGTACCGCGCGCATCCGGACTGGTGTCTGCATGTACCCGGACGCCGGCGGACGGAAGCACGCTGGCAGCTGGTGCTTGATCTGACGCGTGCTGAAGTGCGGGATTATGTGTATAATGCGCTTAGTAAAATTTTCTCCAGCGTGCCTATCGCATATGTAAAATGGGATATGAACCGTAACCTGACGGAGATCGGCTCGGCTGAGCTGCCAGCAGAGCGCCAGGCTGAAACTGCCCACCGCTATGTGCTGGGGCTGTATGAGCTGATCGACCGCCTGACGGGTGATTTCCCGCACATTCTGTTCGAAAGCTGCTCCAGCGGCGGCGGCCGCTTTGATCCGGGGATGCTCTATTACATGCCGCAGACCTGGACCAGCGATGACACCGATGCGGCGGAACGCCTGAAGATTCAATACGGCACCAGTCTGGTGTACCCGATAAGCGCGATGGGCGCACATGTCTCGGCGGTGCCAAACCATCAGGTCGGCCGGGTTACACCGCTGTCGTTCCGCGGGGATGTGGCTATGTCCGGTAACTTCGGCTATGAGCTCGATCTGACTAAGTTCACCGACGAGGAGAAGGAACTGGTGAAGCAGCAGGTTGCGAATTACAAGGAAATCCGGAGTCTAGTACAACAAGGTAACCTGTACCGCCTGCAGAGCCCGTTCGAGGGGAATGAAACGGCGTGGATGTTCGTCTCGGACGATCAGCGCGAGGCGCTGGTCTATTACTTCCGCGTAATGGCTGTGCCATATCCGGCACGCCGGACCCTGAAGGTCCGCGGCTTGAACCCGGATCTCGACTACACGGTGCTGGACAGCGGTGAGGTCTTCGGCGGTGACAGGCTGATGCAGGCCGGGCTGGCGCTGCCGGACATCCAGCGTGACTATGTGAGCGGCTGCTTCCACTTGAAGGCACAGGATTAA
- a CDS encoding ABC transporter substrate-binding protein, which produces MKKIMTTGLALALTSMLAACGSNNAATNNTGTDNAATGNTASGEPAELVISTWGFSEDFFKEAVYAPFEKEHNVKIVVEIGNNAERLNKIRQGSSNVDVVYLSDYYAQQAINEGLFETIDSSKIPNLQNIYDIAKAPLGADYGPAYTIGRLGIAYNPALTSGEVTAWSDLWTKFDKNLAMPAITATAGPMIVDAASLAAGNADFNEDTAFTKLKELDSNVVKYYGQTSEYVNMFGQEEIAGGPIMEMYFKDLQAAVPDAKFVAPSEGAYAVMNTVNVVKGTDNKELAEEFINWQLSEEVQDASAKAKVDSPVNMNVMLTPEEAVGVTYGADVIGQLRKLDMSFVNQHITEWTDRFNREIGG; this is translated from the coding sequence ATGAAAAAGATCATGACTACCGGCCTTGCACTGGCCCTGACTTCAATGCTGGCGGCTTGCGGTTCCAACAATGCGGCAACGAACAACACAGGTACTGACAATGCGGCAACAGGAAACACAGCGTCCGGAGAGCCGGCGGAGCTGGTCATTTCCACTTGGGGCTTCTCGGAGGATTTCTTCAAGGAAGCGGTCTATGCGCCTTTTGAGAAAGAGCATAATGTCAAAATCGTCGTGGAAATCGGCAACAACGCCGAGCGCCTGAACAAAATCCGTCAAGGCAGCTCCAACGTCGATGTAGTCTACCTGTCCGATTATTACGCGCAGCAGGCGATCAATGAAGGTTTATTTGAAACGATCGACAGCAGCAAGATCCCGAATCTCCAGAACATTTATGATATCGCAAAAGCACCGCTTGGCGCAGATTATGGCCCGGCCTACACAATCGGACGTCTGGGCATTGCCTACAATCCGGCTCTGACCTCAGGCGAAGTAACAGCATGGAGTGACCTGTGGACCAAATTTGATAAAAACCTGGCGATGCCGGCGATTACCGCTACAGCAGGCCCGATGATCGTTGATGCGGCATCCCTAGCTGCAGGCAACGCAGACTTCAATGAAGATACAGCATTCACGAAGCTGAAGGAGCTGGACAGCAATGTTGTGAAATACTACGGCCAGACCTCCGAGTATGTGAACATGTTCGGCCAGGAGGAAATCGCCGGCGGCCCGATCATGGAAATGTACTTCAAGGATCTTCAGGCGGCTGTGCCTGATGCCAAATTCGTTGCACCTTCCGAAGGCGCTTATGCCGTAATGAACACCGTTAACGTAGTTAAAGGCACTGACAATAAAGAGCTGGCTGAAGAGTTCATCAACTGGCAGCTGAGCGAGGAAGTCCAGGATGCCTCCGCCAAAGCAAAGGTGGATTCCCCGGTTAACATGAACGTAATGCTGACACCTGAAGAAGCGGTAGGCGTGACTTACGGTGCGGATGTTATCGGCCAGCTGCGCAAGCTGGACATGTCGTTCGTGAACCAGCACATTACCGAGTGGACCGACCGCTTCAACCGTGAGATCGGCGGCTAA
- a CDS encoding nucleoside hydrolase encodes MTARKKVILDVDTGVDDALAIMLAVTSGQLDILGITTVSGNVSLNQATLNTCKILELLGVSGQIPVFRGADQPLVRDSVFEHRVHGSDGIGGALTAMTVTKQSEAERAEDFIIRQVLEQPGEVTLIMTAPLTNLARALHKCPELTQHAAEVIVMGGVVQGFGNITPTAEYNMYVDPEAAKLVLAAGFPRLTLVGLDVTRKALLSADDITRLQNPVIRDYVEKSTADYRTRYWERNGVQACALHDPLAVGVALNRSFVTVRDYYVDVETRSDLCDGQTVCDFQNRLGRPANAGVCLEVDAPAFLECFINSLNQEPKKDGSH; translated from the coding sequence ATGACAGCGCGTAAAAAGGTCATTCTGGATGTCGATACAGGAGTGGACGATGCGCTGGCCATTATGCTGGCTGTAACGAGCGGACAGCTCGATATTCTCGGAATCACCACGGTCAGCGGCAATGTCTCGCTGAACCAGGCGACTCTGAATACCTGCAAGATTCTGGAGCTGCTCGGCGTGTCCGGGCAGATTCCGGTCTTCCGGGGGGCGGACCAGCCGCTGGTCCGGGATAGCGTGTTCGAGCATCGTGTACACGGCTCAGACGGGATTGGCGGCGCGCTTACCGCTATGACGGTAACGAAGCAATCTGAAGCAGAGCGAGCGGAGGATTTCATCATCCGCCAGGTGCTGGAACAGCCCGGTGAGGTCACGCTGATTATGACCGCGCCGCTGACCAACCTGGCACGTGCGCTGCACAAATGCCCGGAGCTGACCCAGCATGCCGCCGAGGTGATCGTGATGGGCGGTGTGGTGCAGGGCTTCGGCAACATTACGCCGACGGCCGAATACAACATGTACGTCGATCCGGAGGCGGCCAAGTTGGTGCTGGCGGCCGGGTTCCCCCGGCTGACGCTGGTCGGGCTGGATGTGACACGCAAGGCGCTGCTAAGCGCAGACGATATAACGAGGCTGCAGAATCCGGTCATCCGCGATTATGTGGAGAAGAGTACGGCAGATTACCGCACGCGATATTGGGAACGGAACGGTGTGCAGGCCTGTGCGCTGCATGATCCGCTGGCGGTGGGTGTGGCACTGAACCGCTCATTCGTTACTGTGCGTGATTATTATGTGGATGTTGAGACAAGAAGTGACCTTTGCGACGGCCAGACCGTCTGCGATTTCCAGAACCGGCTGGGACGGCCGGCGAATGCCGGTGTCTGCCTGGAGGTGGATGCGCCCGCTTTTCTGGAATGCTTCATTAACAGCTTGAACCAAGAGCCGAAGAAGGACGGGAGTCATTAG
- a CDS encoding ABC transporter permease produces MNKKALYLLLPGLLFLAAFMLVPITLTVASTFVQDGKLTLEGYLHFFRDGYFNRILLTTLRVSVVTTLVCMLLGYPAAYYISRASARKKSILLALSIFPLLTSPVVRSFSWMIILGKKGLINSFLVNIGLIDKPLDILYTPTAMMIGLVHLFLPLIIITLLGVMENLDHELVRAARSLGASPFAAFRKITFPLTVPGLIIGGILVFVGSLTAYTTPALLGGKERVVSTFLYQNAMTLNDWQAASVIAVIMIVITFVVVGLMNAWANRLNPKG; encoded by the coding sequence ATGAATAAAAAAGCATTGTACCTGCTGCTGCCGGGCCTGTTGTTCCTGGCGGCCTTCATGCTGGTCCCGATTACGCTGACGGTTGCCTCGACTTTTGTGCAGGACGGGAAGCTGACGCTGGAAGGGTATCTGCACTTTTTCCGGGACGGGTATTTTAACCGCATCCTGCTGACTACGCTCCGGGTGAGTGTGGTGACGACGCTGGTCTGCATGCTGCTCGGCTATCCGGCAGCTTATTATATCTCACGGGCAAGCGCCCGCAAGAAGAGCATTTTGCTGGCACTGTCGATTTTTCCGCTGCTGACGAGCCCTGTTGTACGTTCGTTTAGCTGGATGATTATCCTCGGCAAAAAAGGGCTGATCAACTCCTTCCTGGTCAACATAGGACTGATCGATAAGCCGCTGGATATTCTCTATACGCCGACTGCGATGATGATCGGGCTTGTGCATCTGTTCCTGCCGCTGATCATCATCACGCTGCTCGGGGTTATGGAGAATCTGGATCACGAGCTGGTGCGGGCGGCGCGCAGTCTGGGGGCTTCCCCGTTTGCCGCATTCCGCAAAATCACCTTCCCGCTGACGGTGCCGGGCCTGATCATCGGCGGCATTCTCGTCTTTGTCGGCAGCCTTACGGCGTATACAACGCCTGCACTGCTCGGCGGTAAGGAACGGGTGGTCTCCACCTTCCTGTACCAGAACGCTATGACGCTGAACGACTGGCAGGCGGCCTCGGTCATCGCGGTCATTATGATTGTTATTACATTTGTGGTGGTGGGGCTGATGAATGCCTGGGCCAACCGCCTGAATCCGAAGGGGTGA